The genomic region GCGTCTGCGAGGAGCCGCCAATGCCGCTCACGGTTCCCAGGTTCATGTTCATGAAGGCGTTGGAGGAGCTGGAAGGAGGGAGGGCGGGGATGCTAGTGTACGTGCAGCTGTAGTTGCTGTTATAAGCGGGGCTGTTGTATGTGTATGCCGGGTATCCGTTGTAGCTGTACGGGTTGGATGCGTACGGAGccgcggcggcggcagcagcagcgtagCTTTGCGCGCCGCCCAGACACGGCTTCCCATCCCGGACGAGCACCGGCACGGCGACGCGCCGGGGCGGAGGAGGGTGGTGCTGCCCCGCCGCCTCCAGGGACTTGTCCTGCCGCTGCCGTTTGCACTTGTAGCGCCGGTTCTGGAACCAGATCTTCACCTGGTTGGAGGTGAGCTTGAGGGTGGTCGCGAGGTGCTCCCGTTCCGGGGCGGACAGATAGCGCTGCTGCTTGAAGCGCCGCTCCAGCTCAAAGACCTGCGCCTGGGAGAAGAGAACCCTGGGCCTCCGCCGGCTCCTCTGCTTTTGCGCCGGCCGCTCAGCGTCTCCCTGCCCGCCTTCCGCTGCGTCATGCCTGGACTCCAGCCCGCAGCTCTCTGGGTAGATTGGAAAGGACACATTGAAATCTCCGAACTCAGTTTGGTTAAAGTTAATTATCCACAATGTGTAAAATTGTCTCACACAAAAACGTAACAATAATTACAGATACAAAAGAAAGGCAGTAAAATctaatacagtaaaaataatatttatgtaattatttagATCAGACAACACCAGTGATTCAATGTGACTCTGAACTGTAACACACGGATTATAGATTCTTTACTCAGGTCCAATGATTATCACCGACAAAAGACGACGACAGGATCCAGATTCATCCAACTCTCATTGTCACCTTCAATAATTCCCAAGTAAACATTTaggtaaaaaagagagaaagcctagtgtgtgtgtgtgtgtgtgtgtgtacacttatATTTAGTTCAATGATTATTTTACAATgataatacaatataattacaGGATATTCAACTAAACTTCATTATAGAAGAGTAGACACAACCTAATTGGCAACGGAAATTAATCTATAATCACAGCAAACGTTCAAAACTTAAATCAGAAATCGTTTGAAAATAAGTCACTAATATTAATTTGATCATTTGCATAATTTCAAGCGAATTTAAACTCACTCTTTTTTAACTATTACGAGCTGCTGAAtcatttgtgctgctgctgctgcagcacagtcTGCGCCTGTGTTTATTAGCACTACTTCGCGGTGTCACCTGTTTTACAAGCCTCTTTAAACTAATTGTCGGTTTATGGTCCACATATCATAACAGACTCCTCATATCACACGCGCAGCTCAAGCACTAGAAAGTGTTTGACATTTACAGACTTTACTGGATCCGTCTTTGGCCTCTGATTTTGCTATTTATCAGGGAATGACTGTCTTGAGTGTTGACGCAAAGCTCCGTGAACCACAATCTGATCAGACTTCCAGAATGTTATTGAATGTTATTTAACACAACTTTTATGTTGTGGTTTTTCTGTAAGGCAtcaaaaaataactgaaaatcGTGGAATATTTAGAGCTGCAGGTGAAAATCACCGCATATTTTTTGCTTGTTGTGGACATACATTACGTATGCTTTTAATGCATTCTATTTGTTAGATTTAATTCACAGCATGTGTGTTGTGGGGTAACAGAGGAAACATTCCTTCCAGCAGTTTGGTTCAGGTTGTTTTTACAGACAAACATGCAAATCATTGTATGACCACTCTAGGTGAAGGTGGAAGATTCAAAACAGCTTTTATTTGagtttgtatttgaaatatttgtctcgtgtgtgtgtgtgaatactgctcgtaattattattattattattattattatcgttattattattattattattatgtgagTCCTTTGTTCAGCATTATACAtttattgtacatatatattctaGCAGCTTGTGCCTCAACAACTCActgctctcctgctcctccagcttGGCTCCCTGCAGGCCCGGCGGGTGCACGTACATGTCCGGGGACAGACGGTCCTCCTCCCGTACTGCCAGCGCGCTGAGGTACGCCAGATTATCCTCTCCGTCCGAGAAGGAGGAACTGTCCCGGGTGACTGCGAGCATGCAGGACGGCGGGGTTtggaaaagctgctgctgctgctgctgctgctggggagGCGACCCGGTCAGGTGCTGCTGGTTGTGGACCCGGTGCTGGAGCTCCAGGGACCCgctctgttgctgttgttgttgttgctgctgctgctgctgctgctgctgctccagtttGAGGATATCCTTGACAGAGAAAGGTGTGGAGGTGAGCGGACTCTGCAGCATCATGTCATCCAGCTCCTGCTCTGCACCATCGAGGAAATGAATCCCGCCGAGTAACATGCACTCCGCCTTTCTCCTTCCCTGCTCTTCTTCCTAACAAATAATTGCTCCTAATTCCAGCCTCTTTGGTAAGTGGAGGTGCGTTAAGCCTCTGGAATGCCTCATTGCCGTAAATCGGAGGAAAACATGGGTATTAGTCCCCGGGTTAGTCCACGCAGGTCTCTCCTCTGTGACAGATGTAATGTCGGGCTTTGTAAGTGGAGTTTGGACCGGGGCGAGGGAGCGGAGCGCCTGTGTCTGTGCCTCCTCTGGTGTCgggggaggggtgtgtgtgtgaaatggaaAGTCCGTGCGAGCTGAGGGGGAAGCGTTTGGGAGTCGGGGGTGGAGGGTGGAGCCCATGCACGTGACGTATatgttcttctgctgcttttaaCCCTAACTTGTGTGAATATGGTGGACAGAGAATTGTGCTGACACCCTGTTCCACCGCACGATCCATTGACTCCGCTCCAGTGGCCCTTTTTACGCACGGGTCCTGCTATAAGAACCGCGAGCATAGAGCTGCACTGTGACCTTAGCATTTTACCAACTGTACCTTTACTTTGATTGGTTGTGTTTTAAAACGTGTTGTGtacatttattgttgttttgcacATGGAGCAATAGCTGCGGTGCTTGTGCGTAAAAAATAACTTTACGCGTCTTGGAGATGCGCCTTGTGAGGTGGTGCGTCAAGGTCATCGGTCAAGTCAAGGGATAATGAGATTAGACAGTGTGCTGTTAACCTGGTTAATCAAGTGGATTTTAGAAACAGCCTCACTGGCTGCCATGTCACAGATTTGAATGATATTTCATTTGTCTTAAAACAATTACTAACTATAAAGATTTTTCAGAAACAAGGCCTCAGTGCAGGGTTCACTCCCAGCATTTACTGGCGGTGGCTCCTTACAAGGACATGCTGGCCACGAGGGCCGAGGTTGGATGAAAATTCCCAAACTTTAGAAAACTTGATGTTTACGCTGCATTTTTTTGACGAGATGCCAGCAGACACCGATCAGTAcaacagagaggggaaaaggcGCATGTTACATACAGACGTTACCATTTTTGgtaaaagaggaaagaaattagttttttttttttttttttaaagagataaACGGCAAAAAGAGCATTTTAAAAGTTACGTGAAATTAATATTTAAGTGTTGAAGTGAATTCTCTGCAGAACATATACAGTAGGCCACACAATGCCTGTGTGTGACCTCGGCCCTGCAGCAGGAGCCAGTGCTCGGTGTCGGTCTTTATCTCGGGTGTTGTATTAATAACCGCTCAGAGCAGATAAGCAGGGCCTCAGGGGCAATTAAAATTCCTCCAGCAAAACTGGCTGACGTTTTTAGACCCACCTAATCTGCTCCTATCAGCTCCCCTTTCCGTTTTGCTGCGGGACCCTCGCCCTCTGTCACTCGCTTCTTCCACTGCCCCGTCGGCTTTTTCCTACTCGGACACTGCGCAGCTGGACTCTgccttcactgctgctgcaccagGCTCCAGGCTCCAGGTGCAGGCTCCAGGCACAAATGcctacaaataaaacaataaccatTTTAATAACAATTTACAATCAATTTACAAAGAGATGGTGGTCAAACATAATGATCCATGAGCTTATGAGACACATTGTTGACAGAATGTCATCCTcttgacatttattattattaccaccaGGCACTTTGGTGACATAAAATGGAGTTTTGAAAACACTGAGTTTCCACATCACAATCATCGCACCAAATTTGGTTTATGTCTTTGACGCCATTTCATTATCAACTGTTGAAAGAGATGGGACATGATACATATTATTGCCTGTAGCAATAAAATCAATTAACCACTTGAAAATACTGTCTCACTGCCAGCATACcatcctagtgatttattttgaagtgccaaagggggagcctgcatctCACCAGTCATTCCAACACCTCACGatttataaatatgttattatgtGTCCTTTGTGTCGCGTTCCTGTAACATTACACCATTTAGTTGAACTGGTTGGTGATGTCAGTGAGgattttacattaacattagtaacattaaATAATTAGGTTTATCtcaaacatgaaacatttttattcaagaCTAAGTCTAAAAGCACGTGTGTGACGTGTATTAAATGCCAGGTTGTTCATTAGTACATTAATCACCACTCACACGTGCTTTATCACAGTGagtgtgctgtgttttacagGAACATGAAGACGCACTCACACGTCTGCTGCTCTGCCATCACACAGCAGAACACTTGACTCATGCACTTATAAACCTGGTTTCTGGGATTATAGGTTTGCAGGGTTTCCCAAAATGTATCAGTCATTTTAACCATGTTGCTATTAGACAAATGTTGGCAGATAAGCAGTAGGTGGCACTCAATTTAAAGTTGGTGTCACCAGACAAGAAGGATAAGAAGGTGTGACCTGATGACACAATAAAGCCAGCaccatggtgtttttttttttgtttttttttatatcattgcAGTATTTGCTTGTTGCACTCAGTGGAAGAATGTCGTGGTTTCCTCATCATTCCACTTCTCATCTGTTGTTTTCTCCAGTGCAGTGAAAAGCTAAAGCTGTCATGTGACTTCTAAACATCATCTTTTATCTGCTCAATCTGTTTCCTTTGCAAGCACAAACACTTTCATGCAATATGTCAAGTTTttcaattaaatgttttgttttattttagactTTGTTTAATGTACAAATACAGACATGCAGATATCTACTTTAAACTTTACATTTCAAATTAGTAGATGAAGATTCTTAGAGAGTCAACAATgagcatttatttcatttttaacagaaACGTTTTACTTTGAATTCTGTGAGAATGCTGAGTGACTATTTGATTATGTGTACTGCAATTTAGCCATCACCTCTCAAAACGTTCTGTCAAAGTGTGAAAACCATAGAGCATAAACAAGTGGATATAATATTCTGGTATTTTGGTTGAAGCTAAAtaggaaataataatacattagatagccactagggggcaagtCCAGTGGCATGGTGCCAACCAAGTCATgaatctggaggcttcaaaacaagAGTTTATATTCTTATGAGTCATGATAGACCTAACAACATTTGTTCTAAATCTCCTTTTGTCttttagtttgtcttttttttgtcataatatTAAAGTTAGATAGATAAAACTGACTTAAccaaaaggaaagaggaaattAGAAGCAATAATTTAAAAGGGAAAGAGATGACCTGTGCTTTCAATGATTCCATAGAGGGTTAGAAAGAACACAATAGAAAAAGCTGCTGAGTTTATAAGAAGAGCAGCAGTGACCAGTCTGAGACAACAAATCCATGTAGCATtttataaataagtaataattagTGTTGTCAAAATTCAGTTattttgaattaatttaaaaatattcaacaCAGCCACATTTTGTTTCCTGTAGTTATCGAACACAAACAGGTCTCAAACCCACGGCCTgcag from Solea senegalensis isolate Sse05_10M linkage group LG6, IFAPA_SoseM_1, whole genome shotgun sequence harbors:
- the LOC122771338 gene encoding homeobox protein Nkx-2.5-like, with amino-acid sequence MLLGGIHFLDGAEQELDDMMLQSPLTSTPFSVKDILKLEQQQQQQQQQQQQQQQSGSLELQHRVHNQQHLTGSPPQQQQQQQQLFQTPPSCMLAVTRDSSSFSDGEDNLAYLSALAVREEDRLSPDMYVHPPGLQGAKLEEQESKSCGLESRHDAAEGGQGDAERPAQKQRSRRRPRVLFSQAQVFELERRFKQQRYLSAPEREHLATTLKLTSNQVKIWFQNRRYKCKRQRQDKSLEAAGQHHPPPPRRVAVPVLVRDGKPCLGGAQSYAAAAAAAAPYASNPYSYNGYPAYTYNSPAYNSNYSCTYTSIPALPPSSSSNAFMNMNLGTVSGIGGSSQTHQGTAVTSCQGSLQGIRAW